A stretch of the Vicia villosa cultivar HV-30 ecotype Madison, WI unplaced genomic scaffold, Vvil1.0 ctg.000024F_1_1, whole genome shotgun sequence genome encodes the following:
- the LOC131622060 gene encoding CASP-like protein 2A2: MMEKGTGIVVTTTRSPMQLMMGPSVATATGDQEQEGNKPTFLRTAETFLRLLPIGLCVTALVLMLKNSEENDNGSVSYTDLGAFRYLVHANGICAGYSLLSAVLVAVPRPTISRAWTFFFLDQALTYIVLSAGASSMEVVFLAENGDTATVWSSACGSFGQFCHKVTASVAITFVALVCYVILSLISSYKLFSKYDVPASSTSDATETHHIAPAFRG, from the exons ATGATGGAGAAAGGAACTGGTATTGTAGTTACAACTACAAGATCTCCAATGCAGCTTATGATGGGACCTTCTGTTGCTACTGCAACCGGTGATCAGGAACAAGAAGGTAACAAACCTACCTTCCTACGCACTGCCGAGACTTTCTTGCGTCTACTTCCCATTGGCCTTTGCGTTACAGCTCTTGTCCTTATGCTTAAGAACTCCGAAGAAAACGATAATGGATCTGTTTCCTACACTGACCTTGGAGCTTTCAG GTATTTGGTGCACGCGAATGGTATCTGCGCAGGTTACTCCCTACTTTCAGCGGTTCTTGTTGCTGTCCCCCGTCCCACTATCTCTCGTGCTTGGACTTTCTTCTTCCTCGACCAG GCACTAACATACATAGTTTTGAGCGCGGGAGCTTCGTCGATGGAGGTGGTGTTCCTGGCTGAGAATGGAGACACTGCAACAGTGTGGAGTTCAGCTTGTGGTTCTTTTGGTCAGTTTTGTCATAAGGTCACAGCATCAGTAGCTATCACGTTTGTAGCACTGGTTTGCTATGTGATTCTTTCTCTCATTTCATCTTACAAGCTGTTCAGCAAGTATGATGTTCCAGCAAGTAGCACCAGTGATGCTACAGAAACTCACCACATTGCTCCTGCTTTCCGTGGCTAG